A genome region from Hydrogenoanaerobacterium saccharovorans includes the following:
- the argS gene encoding arginine--tRNA ligase, whose amino-acid sequence MANYVKLASEEIKEIMMSALGKLVADKEIPAIPLPPFSVEIPNDTTHGDFATNLAMVSGKAFKEAGIKFNPREFAGKLCAAAILDGTLFDRCEVAGPGFINFFLSPKWFASVVKDVVDCGADFGRSDYGKGEKVMIEFVSANPTGPMHMGNARGGALGDCLAAAMDMAGFDVTREFYINDAGNQIEKFGISLEARYLQIYLGEDAVAFPEDAYHGEDIKERAQLFADVYGDRFVKADPKERQNALIEFALPKNIEKLQNDLGLYRIKYDVWFRESSLHNSGAVKKALDELTAKGMTYEKEGALWYKNSDVMKEQLLKQGKTPEQIEELGLKDDVLVRANGHPTYFAADIAYHYNKFVVRGFDRVINVWGADHHGHVARLKGAMDAIGLNGDKLDIVLMQLVRLMKDGQPYKMSKRSGKAVSLTDLIEDIPIDAARFFFNLSSPNSTLDFDLDLAVEQSSQNPVYYVQYAHARICSILKKLEADGVTPRGCTLDELCLLTLPEEIELIRALAEYPNMLVEVAKNYDPARMTRYSMDLATVFHKFYNSCRVADDNEALMYARLTLCIAVKNTIANVLGLMKVSAPKSM is encoded by the coding sequence ATGGCAAACTACGTAAAACTGGCAAGTGAAGAAATCAAGGAAATTATGATGAGCGCACTGGGTAAGCTGGTTGCAGATAAAGAAATTCCGGCAATCCCGCTGCCCCCGTTCTCGGTTGAGATACCAAACGACACAACCCACGGCGATTTTGCAACCAATCTTGCTATGGTGTCGGGCAAGGCTTTTAAAGAAGCTGGCATTAAGTTTAATCCGCGCGAATTTGCAGGCAAGCTGTGTGCGGCGGCTATTTTGGACGGCACACTGTTTGACCGCTGTGAGGTAGCAGGCCCCGGTTTTATCAATTTTTTTCTTTCACCAAAATGGTTCGCCTCTGTTGTTAAAGATGTGGTGGACTGTGGTGCAGATTTCGGACGCAGCGACTACGGCAAGGGCGAAAAGGTCATGATTGAATTTGTGTCGGCAAATCCCACCGGGCCAATGCATATGGGTAACGCACGCGGCGGTGCACTGGGCGATTGCCTTGCCGCTGCAATGGATATGGCAGGTTTTGATGTTACCCGCGAGTTTTACATCAACGATGCAGGCAACCAGATAGAAAAATTCGGTATCTCGCTGGAAGCAAGATATTTACAAATTTATCTCGGTGAAGACGCCGTTGCCTTCCCTGAAGACGCCTATCACGGAGAGGATATCAAGGAACGTGCACAGCTTTTTGCCGATGTATACGGTGACCGTTTTGTAAAAGCAGACCCAAAAGAAAGGCAAAATGCTCTGATTGAATTTGCTTTGCCTAAGAATATTGAAAAACTACAAAACGACCTGGGATTGTACCGTATCAAATACGATGTGTGGTTCCGTGAAAGCAGCCTGCACAACAGCGGTGCTGTAAAAAAAGCATTGGATGAACTAACTGCAAAAGGCATGACTTACGAAAAAGAGGGTGCTCTTTGGTACAAAAACAGCGATGTTATGAAAGAGCAGCTGCTCAAACAGGGTAAAACACCCGAGCAGATTGAAGAACTCGGGTTAAAAGATGATGTTTTAGTGCGTGCAAACGGCCACCCAACCTATTTTGCCGCGGATATCGCTTACCATTACAATAAATTCGTTGTACGCGGGTTTGACCGTGTCATCAATGTTTGGGGTGCCGACCATCACGGGCATGTAGCACGTTTAAAAGGCGCAATGGACGCAATCGGATTAAACGGCGACAAACTGGACATTGTATTGATGCAGCTTGTACGTTTGATGAAAGACGGACAGCCCTATAAGATGAGCAAGCGCAGCGGCAAAGCGGTTTCGCTCACCGATCTGATTGAAGATATCCCCATTGATGCAGCACGTTTCTTCTTTAACCTCAGCTCACCCAACTCCACATTGGATTTTGACCTTGACCTTGCAGTGGAACAGAGCAGCCAAAACCCTGTTTATTACGTACAATATGCGCATGCCCGTATCTGCAGTATTCTTAAAAAGCTAGAAGCAGACGGCGTAACCCCGCGCGGATGCACTTTGGATGAGCTTTGCCTGCTTACTCTGCCCGAAGAAATTGAACTGATACGTGCACTTGCAGAATACCCCAACATGCTTGTTGAAGTAGCCAAAAACTACGACCCCGCACGTATGACCCGCTATTCTATGGATTTGGCTACCGTATTCCATAAATTCTATAACTCCTGCCGTGTAGCAGATGACAATGAAGCATTGATGTATGCACGATTGACCTTGTGCATTGCAGTAAAAAATACCATTGCCAACGTTTTGGGATTAATGAAAGTATCTGCACCCAAAAGCATGTAA
- a CDS encoding DUF1934 domain-containing protein, whose protein sequence is MKKDVLINIRGIQYHDSDKEVVELMTVGRFYRRNGSYYISYDESEATGFEGSKTTLKVDGGDSKVTMLRSGANKSQLIIEKGMRHQCHYDTGYGPLIMGVSGGHIVSSLNDEGGDLNFKYTLDFNASMASENEVFINVKEQKHAQE, encoded by the coding sequence TTGAAGAAGGATGTATTAATCAATATTCGCGGTATTCAGTACCACGATAGTGATAAAGAAGTTGTAGAGCTGATGACCGTGGGGCGTTTTTACCGCAGAAACGGCAGCTACTACATTAGCTATGATGAGTCGGAGGCTACCGGATTTGAAGGCAGCAAAACCACGCTAAAGGTAGATGGCGGTGACAGCAAAGTAACCATGCTGCGCAGCGGCGCAAACAAGTCTCAGCTTATTATTGAAAAAGGCATGCGCCACCAATGCCATTACGATACCGGCTACGGCCCGCTGATTATGGGGGTTTCCGGCGGCCACATTGTATCTTCGCTCAATGACGAAGGCGGCGATTTGAATTTTAAATATACCCTTGATTTCAATGCCAGTATGGCGAGCGAGAACGAGGTTTTTATAAACGTAAAAGAACAAAAACATGCACAGGAATAA
- the murI gene encoding glutamate racemase: protein MNSKPIGVFDSGIGGLATVRELKRLMPNENIIYLGDTARAPYGCHSKELVSAHALQGLEFLQKQDVKLLVSSSGTVSTVLSDSAIKKLAVPYISILLPCAQEACAMSVHGIIGIIGATAAVRSSTFGKAIRNIRTDARIIGKACPLFLTFAENGIVQPDNHLLRLAIKQYLEPLLLEGIDTLILGSPHYSLLFGAISEVLDYSITLVDCASVTARYVQSYLLQNNEQNEGEVKPTVWQVTDAPQDFIDVSKLYYGEEIQQNVKKVKL from the coding sequence TTGAACAGCAAACCAATTGGTGTATTCGATTCTGGCATAGGCGGGCTTGCGACTGTACGTGAACTGAAACGGCTGATGCCGAATGAAAATATTATTTATTTGGGCGATACTGCCCGAGCACCTTATGGCTGCCACAGTAAAGAACTGGTATCTGCACATGCTTTGCAAGGCTTGGAGTTTCTTCAAAAGCAGGATGTAAAACTGCTTGTATCTTCAAGCGGTACTGTGAGCACGGTGCTTAGCGATAGCGCAATAAAAAAGCTGGCTGTTCCATATATCAGCATTCTTTTGCCCTGTGCGCAAGAGGCTTGCGCAATGAGTGTACACGGCATCATCGGCATCATCGGTGCAACAGCCGCAGTTCGCAGCTCGACATTCGGCAAAGCGATCCGCAACATCCGTACCGATGCAAGAATCATCGGCAAAGCTTGCCCGCTGTTTTTAACATTTGCAGAAAACGGCATCGTGCAACCGGACAACCATCTGCTGCGGCTTGCTATCAAGCAATACCTTGAGCCACTGCTGCTGGAAGGCATTGATACCCTGATTTTGGGCAGCCCTCACTATTCCCTGCTGTTTGGGGCTATCTCTGAGGTTCTTGATTACAGCATTACTCTGGTGGACTGTGCAAGCGTTACCGCACGCTACGTGCAAAGTTACCTGTTGCAGAACAATGAGCAGAACGAGGGTGAAGTAAAGCCAACTGTTTGGCAGGTTACAGATGCACCCCAAGATTTTATAGATGTATCCAAATTGTATTATGGAGAAGAAATACAACAAAATGTTAAAAAAGTTAAATTGTAA
- a CDS encoding D-alanine--D-alanine ligase family protein, with translation MSKLSVAIIFGGVSSEHEVSLVSGSSVIRNTPTDKYDITMLGITRDGRWLRYSGPVELIEEDKWADSAFVTPAFISPDRSHHGLVVLHESSYEIVRLDAVFPVLHGKNGEDGTIQGLFEIAGIPYVGCDPLASAMCMDKAVTHTILEDADIPQAKWSAVLQQDFKDFHTIEANLAYKLGYPMFVKPANAGSSVGISKAKDKASLKAALELAFQHDKKAVVEEFIDGAEVESAVLGNDDTIVSVLGEIVPCNEFYDYEAKYQNAASELHIPARIDEKTTAQIRETAAKAYRALGCSGLTRIDFFVKRDGSGIILNEPNTIPGFTSISMYPKLMDATGIPYSELIDRLFTLAIQKA, from the coding sequence ATGTCAAAGCTTTCTGTCGCTATTATTTTCGGCGGCGTTTCCAGCGAACATGAGGTTTCGCTCGTCTCCGGTTCCTCGGTAATCCGCAACACTCCTACTGACAAATACGATATTACTATGCTCGGCATCACCCGCGACGGGCGCTGGCTGCGCTACAGCGGGCCTGTTGAGCTGATTGAAGAAGATAAATGGGCAGACAGTGCCTTTGTTACCCCCGCGTTCATCTCGCCCGACCGCAGCCACCATGGGCTTGTTGTACTGCATGAATCTTCATACGAAATTGTCCGCCTTGACGCAGTATTCCCTGTTCTGCACGGCAAAAACGGAGAAGACGGCACCATTCAGGGGCTTTTTGAAATTGCAGGCATCCCCTATGTAGGCTGCGACCCTCTTGCCAGCGCTATGTGCATGGATAAAGCCGTAACTCATACTATTTTAGAAGATGCGGACATTCCGCAGGCAAAGTGGAGTGCGGTACTGCAACAAGATTTTAAAGACTTTCACACAATCGAGGCAAACCTTGCCTATAAACTGGGGTACCCCATGTTTGTAAAGCCTGCTAACGCAGGTTCATCTGTGGGTATCTCGAAGGCAAAAGATAAGGCTTCGCTCAAAGCAGCGCTGGAGCTGGCGTTTCAGCACGATAAAAAAGCCGTTGTCGAAGAGTTTATCGACGGTGCCGAGGTAGAATCTGCCGTATTGGGCAACGATGACACCATTGTTTCGGTTTTAGGCGAAATTGTACCCTGCAACGAGTTCTACGATTACGAGGCGAAATACCAAAATGCCGCGTCAGAGCTGCATATTCCAGCGCGCATTGATGAAAAAACAACCGCACAAATCCGTGAGACAGCGGCAAAAGCTTACCGTGCACTGGGTTGTTCGGGGCTTACGCGCATTGACTTTTTTGTAAAACGCGATGGCAGCGGAATTATTTTGAATGAGCCAAACACCATCCCGGGCTTTACCTCCATCAGCATGTATCCCAAACTGATGGATGCAACCGGTATCCCTTACTCCGAGCTGATCGATAGGCTCTTTACATTGGCAATTCAAAAAGCTTAG
- the rpmG gene encoding 50S ribosomal protein L33 codes for MRVKITLACTECKQRNYNTKKNKKNDPDRLEMNKYCRFCRKHTAHKETK; via the coding sequence ATGAGGGTTAAAATTACATTAGCTTGCACAGAATGCAAACAGCGTAATTACAACACAAAGAAAAACAAGAAAAATGATCCTGACAGGCTCGAAATGAATAAGTATTGTAGATTCTGCAGGAAACACACAGCTCACAAAGAAACCAAGTAG
- the secE gene encoding preprotein translocase subunit SecE, with translation MAEQASSEKKSKPGFFKKMGKSFKDMKGEVKKIVWPSKSSIINNTIVVIVVCLIFGAFIWGLDAVLTGLVRLVLNNA, from the coding sequence ATGGCTGAACAAGCGTCTAGTGAGAAAAAATCCAAGCCGGGTTTCTTTAAGAAAATGGGCAAATCATTTAAGGACATGAAGGGTGAAGTCAAAAAGATTGTGTGGCCAAGCAAAAGCTCCATTATCAACAACACCATTGTTGTTATTGTGGTTTGCTTAATTTTTGGCGCATTCATCTGGGGACTTGACGCTGTTCTTACAGGGTTGGTCCGATTAGTCCTAAATAACGCTTAA
- the nusG gene encoding transcription termination/antitermination protein NusG codes for MAENAKWYVIHTYSGYENKVATNIEKSVENRSLQDLIPEVRVPTETVTEIKDNKKREVERKIFPGYVLVKMVLTDDSWYVVRNTRGVTGFVGPASKPVPLTDEEVEALGVEVKQIEVNYAVGNIVAIVDGPLEGFTGVVEELDLDKNKVKVVVSMFGRETPVELELDQAQLEN; via the coding sequence ATGGCTGAAAACGCAAAATGGTATGTCATCCACACTTACTCGGGTTACGAGAACAAGGTGGCGACAAATATTGAAAAGAGTGTCGAAAATCGCTCGTTGCAGGATTTGATACCCGAGGTGCGTGTACCGACGGAAACTGTAACGGAGATTAAAGACAACAAAAAGCGTGAAGTGGAACGCAAAATCTTTCCTGGCTATGTGCTTGTAAAAATGGTTCTGACAGACGACAGCTGGTATGTTGTGCGTAATACACGCGGCGTAACAGGCTTTGTAGGGCCTGCTTCCAAGCCCGTACCCTTAACCGACGAAGAGGTTGAGGCTTTGGGTGTAGAAGTAAAGCAGATAGAGGTGAATTACGCAGTAGGCAACATTGTTGCCATTGTGGATGGACCGCTGGAAGGCTTTACCGGTGTAGTGGAAGAACTGGATTTGGACAAGAACAAGGTAAAAGTTGTTGTATCTATGTTTGGACGCGAAACCCCCGTGGAGCTCGAACTTGACCAGGCGCAACTGGAAAATTAA
- the rplK gene encoding 50S ribosomal protein L11, which produces MAQKVTGYIKLQIPAGKATPAPPVGPALGQHGVNIMSFTKEFNERTKNDIGLIIPVVITVYADRSFTFVTKTPPAAVLIKKECKIETASGVPNKTKVAKITKEQVRKIAEMKMPDLNAASVETAMSMIAGTCRSMGIVVED; this is translated from the coding sequence ATGGCTCAAAAGGTAACAGGCTATATTAAGCTACAGATACCAGCCGGTAAAGCAACACCGGCACCACCGGTAGGCCCGGCGCTGGGTCAGCATGGTGTAAACATTATGTCTTTCACAAAGGAATTTAACGAGCGTACAAAGAACGACATCGGTCTTATTATCCCTGTCGTTATCACTGTGTATGCAGATCGCTCCTTCACCTTTGTAACCAAAACACCGCCGGCTGCGGTTCTCATTAAAAAAGAGTGCAAAATCGAGACAGCTTCCGGTGTACCAAACAAGACAAAGGTAGCTAAAATCACCAAGGAGCAGGTCAGAAAAATTGCTGAAATGAAAATGCCCGACCTCAATGCTGCATCTGTTGAAACAGCAATGAGCATGATTGCCGGTACATGCCGCAGCATGGGTATTGTAGTAGAAGACTAA
- the rplA gene encoding 50S ribosomal protein L1, with translation MKHGKKYIDSAKLIDRSKLYEASEALDLCTKTAKAKFDETIEMHVRLGVDSRQADQQVRGAVVLPHGTGKHVRVCVFAKGDAAKAAEAAGAEIVGAEDLMARIQNENFLDFDLVIATPDMMGIVGRLGKILGPRKLMPNPKAGTVTPDVARAITEAKAGKIEYRLDKTNIVHCPIGKASFGVEKLQQNFDALMGALVKAKPAATKGQYIKSCAVSPTMGPGVKINTSKYGA, from the coding sequence ATGAAACATGGAAAAAAATATATTGACAGTGCTAAGCTGATAGATCGCTCTAAGCTGTATGAGGCTTCTGAGGCTCTTGATCTTTGCACAAAAACAGCGAAAGCAAAGTTTGACGAAACCATTGAAATGCACGTTAGACTGGGCGTAGATTCCCGTCAGGCTGACCAGCAGGTTAGAGGCGCGGTTGTACTGCCCCACGGAACAGGTAAGCATGTTCGCGTTTGCGTTTTTGCAAAAGGTGATGCTGCAAAAGCTGCTGAGGCAGCAGGTGCAGAAATTGTAGGTGCCGAAGATTTGATGGCACGCATTCAGAACGAGAACTTCTTGGATTTTGACTTGGTTATCGCAACACCTGACATGATGGGTATTGTTGGTCGTCTCGGTAAAATCCTTGGCCCCCGTAAACTGATGCCAAACCCCAAAGCCGGTACTGTTACACCCGATGTTGCGAGAGCAATTACTGAGGCAAAAGCAGGTAAGATTGAGTATCGTTTGGACAAAACAAACATTGTTCACTGCCCGATCGGCAAAGCAAGCTTTGGTGTTGAGAAACTTCAGCAGAACTTTGATGCTTTGATGGGCGCTCTTGTAAAAGCCAAACCGGCTGCTACAAAAGGCCAGTACATCAAATCCTGTGCGGTATCTCCAACAATGGGCCCCGGCGTTAAGATTAATACTTCTAA